One segment of Bacteroides sp. DNA contains the following:
- a CDS encoding heme-binding protein, producing MKAFLIITIGVAMVVIASQVRTARGAGRTEQYPYSVIREYKGFEIRQYEPAIFARTRVATEGYRSGSNAAFRTLASYIFGGNDRNESIAMTSPVAMRQGEGLEMEFMMPSKYTLESLPEPNRSGIEFIEKPGVVMAAISFSGWASDGKIAEMTQRLRYMLDSEGISHTDNFIYLGYNPPYQLINRLNEVVVEVMVD from the coding sequence ATGAAAGCATTTCTCATCATAACAATAGGAGTCGCCATGGTAGTCATAGCATCACAAGTCAGAACGGCCCGCGGGGCGGGACGAACTGAGCAGTATCCTTACAGCGTGATTCGCGAATATAAGGGTTTTGAAATCAGGCAATACGAGCCTGCAATTTTTGCACGCACCCGGGTGGCGACCGAGGGCTATCGTTCGGGCTCTAACGCTGCCTTTCGCACGCTGGCCTCTTATATCTTCGGGGGTAATGATCGCAACGAAAGCATTGCGATGACCTCTCCTGTTGCCATGCGCCAGGGAGAAGGATTAGAGATGGAGTTTATGATGCCCTCGAAATACACCCTCGAGAGCCTTCCGGAACCCAACCGTAGCGGGATTGAATTCATTGAAAAACCAGGTGTGGTGATGGCGGCAATCAGTTTCAGCGGCTGGGCCTCCGATGGTAAGATCGCTGAGATGACGCAAAGGCTCAGGTATATGCTTGACAGTGAAGGCATCAGCCATACCGACAATTTCATTTATCTGGGCTACAACCCGCCTTACCAGCTGATCAACCGGCTCAATGAAGTGGTGGTTGAAGTGATGGTGGATTAA
- a CDS encoding aspartate/glutamate racemase family protein has protein sequence MIEIVMKTIGLIGGMSWESSLEYYRLINEKTKELLGGFHSSQCLMYSVDFAEIVELQHAGQWEALDDIMVYAAKKLEDAGADLLVLCTNTMHLCSPAIKAHTSIPFLHIAEATGEAIVSQGIRKVALLGTKFTMEKDFYKATLQDQFGIETLIPNEEERDQVHQVIYGELVKGKILDKSRETFKTIIGRLQREGARGVILGCTEIPLLISNTDVDIPVFDTTRIHAEKAVEMAIRGER, from the coding sequence TTGATCGAGATTGTTATGAAGACCATTGGATTGATCGGGGGTATGAGCTGGGAATCCTCCCTTGAGTATTACCGGCTGATCAACGAAAAGACCAAAGAGCTATTGGGCGGGTTTCATTCCTCTCAGTGCCTGATGTATTCGGTTGATTTTGCTGAAATTGTTGAATTGCAGCATGCAGGGCAGTGGGAAGCCCTGGACGACATAATGGTATATGCTGCAAAGAAACTCGAGGATGCCGGGGCTGATCTCCTGGTATTGTGCACCAATACAATGCACCTGTGCAGCCCTGCCATTAAGGCGCACACCTCTATCCCTTTCCTCCATATCGCAGAAGCTACTGGCGAAGCGATTGTCAGCCAGGGCATCCGCAAGGTGGCATTGCTGGGTACTAAATTTACCATGGAAAAGGATTTCTATAAGGCGACCCTCCAAGATCAGTTTGGGATTGAAACCCTTATACCCAATGAGGAAGAAAGAGATCAGGTCCACCAGGTCATTTATGGCGAACTGGTGAAGGGAAAGATCCTCGATAAATCGAGGGAGACCTTCAAGACCATCATCGGTCGTCTGCAAAGGGAAGGTGCCCGGGGCGTCATCTTGGGCTGTACCGAAATCCCCCTGCTTATCTCTAACACCGATGTGGATATCCCCGTTTTTGATACCACACGCATCCACGCTGAGAAAGCAGTGGAGATGGCAATTAGAGGTGAGAGATGA
- a CDS encoding SDR family oxidoreductase encodes MRKLENKIALITGGAGGIGKAATKKFIGEGAKVLLVDLMEDDLRKVQEEFGSDKLYYIAADVSKTEEVEKYAQKAKELFGKVDVFFNNAGIEGQVKPIGDYPVEEFDKVMAVNVRGVWLGMKFITPLMADGGSIIITSSVAGLRGTANVSPYVASKHALNGIARSLALELAGRNIRVNAINPSPVDNRMMRSLEKGFSPDDAENAKSQFEQMIPLGRYAENEDIANLVLFLASEESNFITGAIHSIDGGMTAK; translated from the coding sequence ATGAGAAAATTAGAAAACAAAATTGCATTGATTACCGGAGGTGCCGGTGGCATTGGTAAAGCTGCAACAAAAAAGTTTATTGGTGAAGGCGCCAAAGTCTTGCTTGTTGATTTAATGGAAGATGACCTAAGAAAAGTCCAGGAAGAGTTTGGCAGTGACAAATTATATTACATTGCAGCAGATGTGAGTAAAACTGAAGAGGTTGAAAAATATGCACAAAAAGCTAAAGAACTCTTTGGTAAAGTAGACGTATTTTTTAATAATGCCGGCATTGAAGGACAGGTAAAACCCATAGGGGATTACCCGGTTGAGGAGTTTGATAAAGTGATGGCTGTGAATGTCCGAGGAGTATGGCTGGGAATGAAATTCATCACACCCCTGATGGCAGATGGTGGCAGCATCATCATAACCTCATCCGTAGCAGGCTTGCGTGGAACAGCTAACGTGAGTCCATATGTAGCCAGCAAGCATGCCTTAAATGGTATTGCGCGTTCGCTGGCCCTGGAGTTGGCTGGAAGGAATATAAGAGTCAATGCAATTAATCCATCACCTGTTGATAACCGGATGATGCGCTCCCTCGAGAAAGGCTTTAGCCCTGATGATGCCGAAAATGCCAAATCACAGTTCGAACAGATGATCCCCCTGGGTCGCTATGCCGAAAATGAGGATATAGCAAATCTCGTATTGTTTCTGGCTTCTGAAGAAAGCAACTTTATTACCGGAGCCATTCATTCAATTGATGGTGGAATGACTGCAAAATAG
- a CDS encoding porin family protein, which produces MKKKFTITIIFSAILLTSALPAKTQQISGGIKGGLTMSNLYIDRDNLDDEDARFGFHAGLFSQIMYLETFGIQPELLYSSKGTKATYGGLINQTVNFNLNYLEVPILLVLRPLEILEFHAGPYLALLLNSEIKYSGSIEGYDEISRDNFKTLDYGMGAGVALNLGNIQAGVRYNIGLQKLADSDIANLLLGESKNAYGQLYIAFKLF; this is translated from the coding sequence ATGAAAAAGAAATTTACTATCACAATTATTTTTTCAGCCATTCTGTTAACTTCCGCACTGCCAGCAAAAACTCAACAAATCAGCGGCGGGATTAAAGGTGGGTTAACCATGAGTAACCTTTATATTGATAGGGACAACCTTGATGATGAGGATGCGAGGTTTGGATTTCACGCAGGATTATTCAGCCAGATCATGTATCTTGAAACATTTGGTATACAACCGGAATTACTCTATTCATCCAAGGGAACCAAAGCAACATATGGCGGGTTGATTAATCAAACTGTTAATTTTAATCTCAACTATCTGGAGGTTCCGATACTTCTGGTTTTACGCCCCCTTGAGATACTGGAATTTCATGCAGGGCCCTATCTGGCGTTGTTGCTGAACAGTGAAATAAAATATTCGGGGAGCATTGAAGGTTACGATGAAATAAGCAGAGACAACTTCAAAACCCTGGATTATGGAATGGGTGCTGGTGTGGCATTGAACTTAGGAAACATACAAGCTGGGGTTCGATACAATATTGGTCTTCAAAAACTTGCCGACAGCGATATTGCCAATTTACTTTTGGGCGAAAGCAAAAATGCATACGGACAATTATACATTGCTTTCAAATTGTTTTAA